The Brassica napus cultivar Da-Ae chromosome C7, Da-Ae, whole genome shotgun sequence genomic interval TGATTCAGTGTCCTTTTGATGTATTTCTGTTTATATAAATCTATCAGTGTTCTTGCTTGAAAATGATTTTGTTTCTGATATGGTATCAAATTTCCATAACTCTATTATCTAAAAAAGGGAGAGACATAATAAAGATAGATTTTGAGGATTTGGTTCTGTTTTTAACTTTGCTTCAgtgtaactattaaaaaaacgtctttaacaaaaaaagaagtaactattaaaaaaacttaaattttgtcttcttcttagtTCAATCTTAAGGATTTATCTTCATTGCTTTATTatctcaagtttttttttggtcaaagaatTATCTCAAGTTAAAGATGTGGATAATATTGGATTAGATATCAATATCATCAGTTTCATGCGCTAAAAACAAATTCAAGGGCAAGCGCTTGTGGCATCGAGGATCTTGAAGTTGAAGCTAGTGGCCCACACATATCTGAAGACGTAGTCTGATTTATACCCGACAGACTGTCCGTTGATTAGGAGACAGTCTTTACCAGATTTCGACAACACCGATTTATCAATGGGTAAGACCGATTTGAAACCGGTGCACGTCAACTTTACGTTCTTGAAATCGCATGGACATGGGTTCGTCACTCTCACTTCCCACTCTGTTACGTCCTTATACAAGTTGCCGGTCTTTGATTGTTTCAGAGTTAGATTGCTACGGTCGCACCCATATCCTTCCAAATTTTCAAAGgcaatatattttatcattttcttttgtttaaagCAAAAATcgtataagaaaaatatttatttgtttcctttcttgaAGTCCTAATTTGATTTGATATATGATGAACACATCTAGACTAGAGTTTTGTTAGAATGACGTTATAAAATCATTACATGGGTCAAAACTTACTAATGAACAttattttgtcataataagtttgATATGGTATATAGCATGAAGTGCAcccgaaaaagaagaagatataaatGCATGAAGAAACATAAATACCTTGAGAAACGAAGGTCACGAGGATGAGGAAGCAAAGGAGTTTGCAAGCCATTGTTGGGTCTTTAGAGTTTTTATCAGAGAATTTCAGAAATTATATTAAGTATGAATTAAGCCCGTGGCTGCTTAGATGTGATAttgagcatatatatataagcaggCATAGGGTTTATATACAGCAAGAAACCAACTTTAAAAGTAAGAGAATCCACAATAGTGACATACCAATTAGTTATCCAATATAAGTTAATTTAATGTCCATTAATTTGAGAAATTGTTAATATTAGTCAGATACCCATTGCATTCCTcacaataataaatttttagtgttgtttattTGAAAAACTTATGTTAACTTTCATATTAATTAGAAGATTTCtcataatattgttttaaaacatatcagattatttaatatattaacatgcattaattaatatttttttaatattatctgCAATAGTaagaaaaatagtaatattaatataattaaaatcaatctaaataactaaatacattctagataatataattttaaatataaaattaagcaTAAAATTACAATATGTGAAGATATGATGTCTAAAAATctattataaatgattttaaaacgTATCATATATAATTCGTATCCTTTCAAATCTCATATTTTCTAGTATTAATAATTGTTATagaaatttatcattttattactataataaatcttattatattttaagtgCTGGTTTGATGTCTATTTAATCCATGATTTATTTGTTTGCAAAAAGTTCACTTAGAACATTATCATTATTGTATTTTCAGTTGaacaaaaagaaatgaaaagttatgatttatcataaAAAAGTTCTTCTATCAAAGTCACATAAAATAGTTGACTTATTAACCatggatttatttattttgtccataaatttactaaaattgttttcatatttttgttttatgcgACCAATAAACTTAAAGTTGACACACTTCAATATGTTTCAGTTCAATCCCTAATTtgcataataattaaatatttaactattataatataaatatattacaacaattttattttattttaaacatatttgtTTGTACACaaatttgcttcttcttttttttgaaacacaaaaaaaaaaatttgaaccacaaatttaatcaaatttgCTATACTTGGCTAAATTTTCCACAAATTTGTTCTTTAGGCAAATATATTTACTTGTCAAACTTAGTTAGAATTcgataaatttatttcatttgaactgggatttgtttcttttcaaaaCAAATGAATTTTTTAGTTAAACCAAAAGCTGACCATAATTTTCTGGCTGTTAAGAATCTTGAGATTAGCAAGTTGGGTAGCTCGAAAACATGCGAGATTTCAGTCAAGGGAGCTGCTTCGATTTTATTGTAAATGAAGACATTAAATTCGAAGAAGAGAAAACACTTCCAACGTTCTTGGAAATTTAGATTATACCATGCTGATGTCAAAAAAGGTTTTACTACAACAAGAAATTCTTTAACATCCAGAAAATCGTGAAAACTGAaactttgaaataaataaacaaaaatcaataaaGATTGAAGTTTGGTTTTAGCC includes:
- the LOC111211830 gene encoding uncharacterized protein LOC111211830, producing MACKLLCFLILVTFVSQGYGCDRSNLTLKQSKTGNLYKDVTEWEVRVTNPCPCDFKNVKLTCTGFKSVLPIDKSVLSKSGKDCLLINGQSVGYKSDYVFRYVWATSFNFKILDATSACP